The Castor canadensis chromosome 8, mCasCan1.hap1v2, whole genome shotgun sequence genome contains a region encoding:
- the LOC109674054 gene encoding histone H2A type 1-D, with protein MSGRGKQGGKARAKAKTRSSRAGLQFPVGRVHRLLRKGNYSERVGAGAPVYLAAVLEYLTAEILELAGNAARDNKKTRIIPRHLQLAIRNDEELNKLLGKVTIAQGGVLPNIQAVLLPKKTESHHKAKGK; from the coding sequence ATGTCTGGACGTGGAAAGCAGGGAGGAAAGGCTCGCGCCAAGGCCAAGACCCGGTCCTCCCGTGCTGGCCTCCAGTTCCCCGTGGGCCGTGTCCACCGCCTGCTCCGCAAAGGCAACTACTCCGAGCGGGTGGGAGCCGGCGCCCCGGTGTATCTGGCGGCCGTGCTGGAGTACCTGACCGCCGAGATCCTGGAGCTGGCGGGCAACGCGGCCAGGGACAACAAGAAGACCCGCATCATCCCGCGCCACCTGCAGCTGGCCATCCGCAATGACGAGGAACTGAACAAGTTGCTGGGCAAAGTGACCATTGCTCAGGGCGGCGTCCTCCCCAACATCCAGGCGGTGCTGCTGCCCAAGAAGACTGAGAGCCACCATAAGGCCAAGGGCAAGTAG
- the LOC109674057 gene encoding histone H2B type 1-N — protein sequence MPEPSKSAPAPKKGSKKAVTKAQKKDGKKRKRSRKESYSVYVYKVLKQVHPDTGISSKAMGIMNSFVNDIFERIAGEASRLAHYNKRSTITSREIQTAVRLLLPGELAKHAVSEGTKAVTKYTSSK from the coding sequence ATGCCTGAGCCCTCAAAGTCCGCTCCAGCGCCCAAGAAGGGCTCCAAGAAGGCGGTGACCAAGGCGCAGAAGAAGGACGGCAAGAAGCGCAAGCGCAGCCGCAAGGAGAGCTACTCCGTGTACGTGTACAAGGTGCTGAAGCAGGTCCACCCGGACACCGGCATCTCGTCCAAGGCCATGGGCATCATGAACTCGTTCGTTAACGACATCTTCGAGCGCATCGCGGGGGAGGCGTCTCGCCTGGCGCATTACAACAAGCGCTCGACCATCACGTCCCGGGAGATCCAGACGGCCGTGCGCCTGCTGCTGCCCGGGGAGCTGGCCAAGCACGCCGTGTCCGAGGGGACCAAGGCCGTCACCAAGTACACCAGTTCCAAGTGA